The genome window ATAAATTGGGCACAACAAACTGAGTATTGGATTTCTGAAGATCAATCGGCAGACTTGAGAGAAACATCCACTGCCTAATATGCCGATTACCAAGTCATCCCAAATTACACTAGATTCTCCAGCTAAATAAACAGCCTGCTGCTTAAGCTGTTTCTTACAAACTCCAAAGGTCGATCATCCACAAGTTGATCTGTGACTAATTTTGTACTGATAAAACAAACAAATGCCCATTTTAAGGTCATTCTAAATCACATTAAAACTACGGACCTCAAAGTTCTAGTGGGAGTAATGTCACCATTCTGAAATGAGTTAGTGGCCTTAAACTTATAATAGCATGAAGCCTGCTAGTGTTTTGTAGCAATACGATGAATTTTTGCACAGTTGAGAAAGCAAGCATGAGTTAGTGGCCTTAAACTTACTTCCTCAATGCAGAACAATGAGGCAGCACTGACAAAAGTAGCCGGGACAACAATCCATTTACATTCATCCCAGAGTATCACTGGAAGTGTAAGATGCCACAGAACAAGAAATCTTGAAGTAAGCCTAGTGTACGACAGAGGAATAGGGATCCCGATGAGCTGCTCACAAACACCAATTCCTTCAAGAAAACAAGACAGTTTAGACTCCTACAATCAAGAAGATAAATAGCATTAGGTCACAGAATTATATGGTGCCTGGTTTGCAAACAAATATGTTAAGACCCAGACAGTATAAGGTAGTCACCTGACACCTCTAATCTCACATTTACAAAAGCAGGAGCAATGTCCAGTTATTTACAGCTAACTAAACTACCAAGCACAGAATTTGGCAATGACAAGATAGAATAGTTACCATGATGCTCCGCTTCTCTTCGTCAAAATCTATCATTTGAAGGCTTTGTGAAATGAACTCAATAATACAGCGGGGCCGGTGTTTCGATCCCAGAACAACATTCAAGTCATCTTCTGCAAGTAAACCCTGAAGGTCCTCTTTTACGTCCGAGTCACTAATTATGTGACACTGAAAGATGCCATCAATTGTAACAGTAAGCAGTGAAAACAGAGTGAAATGAGCAATACGCTCCAGGACTCAATCTGAAGTAGCAGTATTAGAGTACCTTGAGCGCGACGGGGAAGGCGAGGATGTAATTGAGGAGCGCGCGCCTAACCGGTTCGTCGTCACCGTGTGCTCCGCCGCGATGAGAAGGATGATGCATGACCATCCCAGCGAGGtccgcggcgccggcgagcaCGCGCATCCACGCCTTCCGCCCCTCGTCGAAGCGCGCGTAGGAGGCCTCCGTGCGGAAGACGAGGAGGAGCGCGAGCGCGGGTGCGGTGAGCTGGTATGGGAGCGGGGACGCGGTGAGCGCGTAGGCGGGGAGGAGCGTGTTGTAGGTGGCGATGGCGGTGGCGAAGGCGGTGAAGGCGGAGACGGGAGGCACGAGGGAGAGGATGACgcgggaggagagggaggagaggaggtggcgcAGGTGGCGGCGAGAGCTGCGGTGGTCGCGCCAGGAGGCGTGGTTGTAGAGCGGGCGGCGGTCGCGGACGCGGCGCTCCTTGACGGAGTCGGCCCAGTCGGGCACcgcggagaggagggagagcaGCGGGTTGGGGTTTGGGGAAGGGGCTTTGGTGGCCGGGTCGGGGAAGCAGCGGGCCACGTGGAGGTGGCGGCTGGGAATGGtcgagtggtggtggtggccgcgAGGGGTTGGGGGTTTcggcgccggagccgccgccgccgccatggcccTGCGCTTCCGTGGAGTGGAGTGGAACCTGTGGCGGAGGAGCGGATGTGGCAACAGAGGCCACATCTGCATGACAGGTGGGGACAGGGTGATATTTTCAGGGACATTTCTAGGGAGAAAATATGTATGTGAAATGTGATTGTAATATTGTTTCTGATGCAACGACTAACTTAGGCCATAAATAGAGTGTCTAACGTTAACATTGGGCGTATTTAGTTCTAAGGATTGTCATTTGAGAGCCCTACTTATTTCGAAGCATTGGTTTTAGTAGATAGAACACAACTCTGATTAATTTGCTATTCTGCTCTTATGTTCCCGCAACTTCTATTATAATTTCGAACATGGCTAAAGAAGAAATCATTTGCATCGAGTAGTCTGTTTCTTGTCTAGTTCCTATTGTGCTGTCTAGGCCAACTTTTTTTGGCAAATTTCCGTGGGACGTTTATATAGATGTAGTGCCCATTGTTGTACTATTGGACTTCTACCTGCTTAATTGAACATCTGAGCTCCTATCATTCCGAAACAATATAACATTGTAGAAATGTAACAATTAAGGTCAGTGGTGAAATGATAATGTCGCTCCTTAAacg of Phragmites australis chromosome 3, lpPhrAust1.1, whole genome shotgun sequence contains these proteins:
- the LOC133911350 gene encoding voltage-dependent chloride channel 1, chloroplastic-like, with translation MQMWPLLPHPLLRHRFHSTPRKRRAMAAAAAPAPKPPTPRGHHHHSTIPSRHLHVARCFPDPATKAPSPNPNPLLSLLSAVPDWADSVKERRVRDRRPLYNHASWRDHRSSRRHLRHLLSSLSSRVILSLVPPVSAFTAFATAIATYNTLLPAYALTASPLPYQLTAPALALLLVFRTEASYARFDEGRKAWMRVLAGAADLAGMVMHHPSHRGGAHGDDEPVRRALLNYILAFPVALKCHIISDSDVKEDLQGLLAEDDLNVVLGSKHRPRCIIEFISQSLQMIDFDEEKRSIMESKLSCFLEGIGVCEQLIGIPIPLSYTRLTSRFLVLWHLTLPVILWDECKWIVVPATFVSAASLFCIEEVGVLIEEPFPMLALDALCKQLHDGMKDMMAVQNSVHTRLVSKTKGHGGSRCPENGWPSSKREEVKID